The Chryseobacterium sp. JV274 sequence TTTCATTAAAGAAAACCGGAGCTTCCTCTTCAAAGTCTTTAGATTTGGAAATGAAATGGGAAGTAAATTCAAGTCTCTGCCTGAAGCGTTCTTTAAATTCATCTCTTCTGAAATCGTTAAAAGATAAATAAATGACCGCCATCACCATTCCAAAAAGTAATGAAAAGGCGATACTGATCGTTAAAGCTATCTTCCTTTTTAAAGACATTTATAATGGGCTAAGGTAATATCCGAAACCTGAACGGGTATGGATCAGTTTTATTTTAAAGTCTTTGTCAATCTTTTTCCTTAGGAAATTGATATAAACTTCTACCGTATTGGTATTCGTGTTAAAATTATGTTCCCAAACATGTTCTGTGATCTGCTGTTTTGAAACCGTTCTTCCCTGCGCTTCCGCAAGATAAACCAGCAGCTGAAATTCTTTTAATGTAAGGGGGATTTCATTTCCTCCACGATAAACCTTCTGCTCGGTCTTGTTGATAATAAGATCATCAATTCTGAGAATATCCTGATCTGAATTATCGGAAGGTGCTTTTCTTCTCAGCAGTGAATTCATTCTTAAAAGAAGCTCTTCAAACTGAAAAGGCTTTACCAGATAATCATCAGCCAGTCTGGTGAAGGCATCCTTTTTATCAGAGATATCTCCATAGGCAGAAATGATAATGATTGGTGTATTCTTATCAAAAGAACGGATTGTCTGGCAGACATCAAGCCCATTTATTTTAGGAACATTGATATCGAGCAAATACAGCTCATAAGTATTATTTTTTATCTGGCGGAGAAAAGTTTCCCCGTCGTAGATTTTATCACAGTTAAAATTATTTGATTCTAAAAATCGGCAAAGTTCTGCAGACAGAATGAGATCATCTTCTAATAAAAGAATATTCATCAAAAATTTATTTTACACGAATTTAACGAAAATTTTATGATTGTGATTCTAAAGATGGAGTAAAAATTTCCACGGCACCCCAATATCCTGCTCCTAACACATTAAAAATGATCTGGAGAAAAAAATGGAATGGAATCAATTTACACTTTTGTTTAAGCAAGTGTTTAACTATAAAACTTCTTCAGTGACACAATCACTTCATTCTTGTTTTCAAAAAATAGGGGTAAAAAAAAATCCCGAAGAAATTCGGGAAAATCGAGAGCCAACTACGGGACTTGAACCCGTGACCTCTTCCTTACCAAGGAAGCACTCTACCGCTGAGCTAAGTCGGCATCAACTAAAAAAATCACACTAAGTAGCGTGATTTTTTTTTGAGCGGAAGACGGGGGTCGAACCCGCGACATTCAGCTTGGAAGGCTGACGCTCTACCAACTGAGCTACTTCCGCAATTTTGTTTCCAAAACTATTGGTAAACGCTGTGCAAAACTAAGAAAACTTATTTAATTTTGCAAGTTTTATTATAATATAAAATGTGGGGAGAGCAGGATTCGAACCTACGAAGCCGAAGCAACTGAGTTACAGTCAGTCCCATTTAGCCACTCTGGAATCTCCCCAGATATTTTATATTAAAATGAGCCTCCAGAGGGATTCGAACCCACGACCCCGAGATTACAAATCACGTGCTCTGGCCAACTGAGCTATGGAGGCATTTTAATAAAAGACTGAAAGTGATTGAGAGAATCTACTCTACACATTTCAGTGTTAAAAAAAAAACACTCTTATCGAGGTATTTTTTTGAGCGGAAGACGGGGGTCGAACCCGCGACATTCAGCTTGGAAGGCTGACGCTCTACCAACTGAGCTACTTCCGCAATTTTGTTTCCAAAACCATTGGTAAACGCTGTGCAAAACTAAGAAAACTTATTTAATCTTGCAAGTTTTTTTTTATAAAAATATAAAGTGGGGAGAGCAGGATTCGAACCTACGAAGCCGAAGCAACTGAGTTACAGTCAGTCCCATTTAGCCACTCTGGAATCTCCCCAGATATTTTATATTTTATGAGCCTCCAGAGGGATTCGAACCCACGACCCCGAGATTACAAATCACGTGCTCTGGCCAACTGAGCTATGGAGGCAAATATAAAAAAGAATTCAAAAGATCGCTGTTCCTTTTTTGCGAGTGCAAATATAGAACGGATTTTTTGAATTCTCAAATTTTTTATAAACTTTTTTGAACTTTTTTTTCTACGCCATTTCTTTTTTCTTGATTAATAGCTTTTTAGCAGTATCAACACAAAGGTCTAGACTTTCTTCAAAACTTGCAGATGTCTTTTTTACTACAATATCATCTCCCGGAACCGCCAGAATAAGCTCAGTTGTTTTATTCACTTTATCAGCGTTATTTTCTACTTTCAAAAATACCTTACACTCCTGAATCTTGTCATAGAAGGTATCTAATTTACTTACTTTTTTGTCAATGTGTGACTCTAGTGGTTCGTGTGGAGTTAAACCAATTGATTGTACTGAAATCTTCATAATTCTTCTTTTTTTGAAGCTCGAGGGTGAGCCTGATTAAACACTTTTTTCAATTGTTCAATATTAGCATTCGTATAGACCTGAGTACTGGCAAGACTTGAATGCCCTAATATTTTTTTCACTTTGGAGATCTCCGCCCCATTATCCAATACGTGAGTAGCAAAGCTATGACGAAGGATGTGAGGACTTTTTTTTTCTTTCGTTGTTATAAGACTAAGGTACTTATTAACTACCACATAAACAAATTTTTCGTTGAGTTTTTTCCCCTTCTTATTTACAAAAAAATATGATTTAAATTCTGTCTGTGGATTTCTTATCGCCAGATAGCTTTTAAGAAGTTCAGACAGTTCATTGGAGACAGGAATTACCCTTTCTTTATTTCCCTTCCCTATGACTCTTAATTCATTTTCATATAAATCAACATGCTCAAATATCAGGCCACAAAGTTCCGCTTTACGCATACCTGTCTGATAAAGAACTTCCATGATGCATTTTTCAAGCACATCATGCATCTGCTCAAAGATCCTGTCATTAAGATCTGTCATTTCCTCCTTAGACATAGGGATTTGTTTTTCAGCGTAAAACTTCAGGGAAGAGATACCTTCGGTGGGAGAAACTTTAATTTCGCCTATTTTTAAAAGAAAAAGATAAAAACTACGTAGAGAAGATAATTTTCTGTTGATACTTCTTTTGGAAATATCGTTTTCGCTCAGTTCAACAATGAAATTTCTGATGATTTTTTTGTCTGCTTTGGCCAGATTGTCAGAAGACTCTGTTCGGAGAAAGAAATGGGAGAAGTCTTCAAGGTCTTTTTTGTAGCTTGTAACAGTATGAGGAGAGTACCTTTTTTCGAATTGTAAGTATTCTAAAAACTTTTCCAGCATCATAGGTATAAAAATAAAAATTCACTCCTCAAATATAAGAATTTAAGAAGTGAATTAATATATGGTTAAGAAAAAATCTTAAGCCTGCTCTTCTTTACTAAGTGCTCTTTGTTTGTAAGCAGCTTTTAACCTTGATTGTCTCAAAGTTACAGAAGGCTTGATAAACGCTTGTCTAGATCTTAATTGACGAACTGTACCTGTTTTATCAAATTTTCTCTTGTATTTTTTTAAAGCTCTGTCGATGGATTCACCATCTTTTACTGGAATTATTAACATATTTTACATCTCATTTTGGATTGCAAAACTAGACAATTTTTCTTAAAATACAAAATATATTACCACAAAGAATTACTCTTTCATTTAAAAACCCTTTACAAACCCACTATTAAAAGCATTTAACTATGATAATATTTTTATCCACAATGACTAAACATTCATTGCTAACCGCTTCAAATTATTTATTTTACAATCTCTTCTCATTAAAAAAACACCCATATTAATGAAATATAAACAAAAAGCATTACCTTTGCATTCACTTTATTCATGGGGTTGACTGGTTTCGACAGCAAGACCAATGGGTAAGTAAGCATGCAGAGAACCGTAGCGCGATCTCTATAATCCCTTGCTACAAAATTTTAACTGGCAACGAAGAGTTCGCTCTTGCAGCTTAATATCGAAGTATAGTAGATCAAGCGTTTTCCTGAAGATAGTAAGGAAGCAAGATATCTCACAAATGCTCTGTTCTGCGGCGTTTGATCCTGAGATATAGGAATGCGGGAATAAGATTTTAGAAGCTTCGGCTAAAATTCGAAAACTTTAGAAGATAAGCTGGAAGTTGGGTGTCTGCCCTCTGCCTTCAGTCGAAAATCAATGGTAGAATAAGCATGTAGAAATCTTATGTATTGCTTGTTTGGACGAGGGTTCGAATCCCTCCAACTCCACTTTTTAAGCTAAAGAGAATTTGTAAATTATTGAATTTTAAATAATTACATTTTCTCTTTTTTATTTTTGTACCTAAATTTGTACCCGAACTTTTGAAATATGCTTTTTTGAATCTGTTTGAATTTAATTAAACTTATTTGAATTTTGAGAATACAATAGTTTTATAATAATACAAATATACTATGATTTAAAATAATGCCCATTACTTTCAAAATAATCATACATTATACTCCGTATTGTTGCTTCCCAATCAATTACAACCCAATTAGGAATATTAAACGTGTCATCTTCATAAAGCCATTGTACAAAATCTTCATCACTGGAAAATTCGCCGTAATAAAAATTGTTTACATATTCATATAGACTTTGAAACTCCATTTTTCCCAAACAATCTATACACGATTCGTAAACCTCTACGTCATGTCCTGAATCATTGATTTGTTCAAGTACATCATATATATCTTTTGATATATGACATTCGCTCAATAATCCTAGTTTTTCCAGAATCGGACATTCATAGTCCTGAAACATAAATTCGGGGTTGGCTTCGTCAGCATGTAATTCATACATTTCCGTAAGCAATTCGTCATAATCGGAATAGTCCGAAAGATTTAACCATTTACCATAAAGGCTTCCGTTGTTATACTTGGCATACGTGCCACAATAGATACTAGCAGTATCAAGACAATTTCGTAAATTTGTCATGTTGATAAATTTTAACTGTGATTTAAAATTTATTGATTCGCCTAGTAGTACGCCAAATACTTCTAGGCATTTTTATGTATATATTGAGATATATCGTAGTAGAAAATGGCTTACAAAAGCAGTATAAATATACAACAAAAAACCCACAAACACAAGCATCATAAGTACTTATAATCAAAATATCAACACATATAAAAAACTTTTTACTGAACGCAAAAAAACAATAATATTACATAGGGGTATATTGTAAAAAACTATTTGATAGGGGTATAAAATCTGCTTGGTAGATAGAGACTCAAAACTGGCACAAAGATTTAAAGGTTCGGCATAGGAGGTATCTTATACTAATTTTTTTGGTATAAAAATAATAACCTTATTATTACACATTCCCTCTCAACTCATAATTAGTAAAAATGTTTTGGGTAAACTGGCATATAATATTAATCAAATTCTTATAAATAAAAACTAATTATGAATTTCAGTCGTTCAAAAGCTCAAATGTTATTAACCATACCTTAAAAACACCACATAGGATTTTGTATATTTGAGTAATAACACACACTTATGAATTTAAATAAAGATGAGTTTGAACCTTTTTTCAATCCTAATACTATTTCGGATTGTAAGGATTTATTAGAAATCTATACGGGCTTTTTTTTAAGTATAATTACTGACCAAACCAGTAATGAAGAAAAATTAATCGAGAATAAGGAAGCAAAATTAGTGCTTCAAATGATGATGACCCGATGCGCAAACCTTAAAAATACACTAGATGGACTTAATTTTAAAAATAAAAATATCCATTTACGTGAAATAATAGACCCTACAATAATTTCTTCCTTAGTCAGGAGTATTTACGAAATGACCGGTATGTTTAATTTGATTTTCATAAATACAAAAGACAGTAATGAACAAAAAATATTGTATTTATTATGGGTGCATGCAGGATTAGCATATAGACAGAGGTTTACTAGTCTTATGCGTTCTAAAGAAAATACAGAAAAGATTGAAACTGAGCTTAAGCAAATGCAAGATATTGTTTTAGAAATTAAAAATAATGAGAAATATAAAAATCTTAATGAAAGGAATCAAGAAAAGATACAAAATCGAATTGATAAGAAAGAATATCTAATCGAGTTTATCGGAAATGAGGTAAGCTTTTTAAGATGGAAGGATTTAGTTAATACAATGGGTATAACAAAATACAACGCAGAACAAATTTATACATATTTTTCCTTGTATTCCCATCCCTCAAATGTATCAGTATTTCAATTCGCTACAATGTTTAATGACAAAAAACAAACAAATGAACTGATATTATTTAATCTACAATTAGCCGTTTCATTTTTTAGTATTTTTACCACTGATTATATCAGGCTATTTCCTAAATCAATAAAGATATTTGAAGAACTTCCATTGAAAAATCAAATAATCATTAACTTCTATAACTCTTTTGCAAGAGGTAGAGGCTTT is a genomic window containing:
- a CDS encoding response regulator transcription factor, coding for MNILLLEDDLILSAELCRFLESNNFNCDKIYDGETFLRQIKNNTYELYLLDINVPKINGLDVCQTIRSFDKNTPIIIISAYGDISDKKDAFTRLADDYLVKPFQFEELLLRMNSLLRRKAPSDNSDQDILRIDDLIINKTEQKVYRGGNEIPLTLKEFQLLVYLAEAQGRTVSKQQITEHVWEHNFNTNTNTVEVYINFLRKKIDKDFKIKLIHTRSGFGYYLSPL
- a CDS encoding HPF/RaiA family ribosome-associated protein — encoded protein: MKISVQSIGLTPHEPLESHIDKKVSKLDTFYDKIQECKVFLKVENNADKVNKTTELILAVPGDDIVVKKTSASFEESLDLCVDTAKKLLIKKKEMA
- a CDS encoding tyrosine-type recombinase/integrase gives rise to the protein MLEKFLEYLQFEKRYSPHTVTSYKKDLEDFSHFFLRTESSDNLAKADKKIIRNFIVELSENDISKRSINRKLSSLRSFYLFLLKIGEIKVSPTEGISSLKFYAEKQIPMSKEEMTDLNDRIFEQMHDVLEKCIMEVLYQTGMRKAELCGLIFEHVDLYENELRVIGKGNKERVIPVSNELSELLKSYLAIRNPQTEFKSYFFVNKKGKKLNEKFVYVVVNKYLSLITTKEKKSPHILRHSFATHVLDNGAEISKVKKILGHSSLASTQVYTNANIEQLKKVFNQAHPRASKKEEL
- the rpsU gene encoding 30S ribosomal protein S21, with protein sequence MLIIPVKDGESIDRALKKYKRKFDKTGTVRQLRSRQAFIKPSVTLRQSRLKAAYKQRALSKEEQA
- a CDS encoding antirestriction protein ArdA, producing the protein MTNLRNCLDTASIYCGTYAKYNNGSLYGKWLNLSDYSDYDELLTEMYELHADEANPEFMFQDYECPILEKLGLLSECHISKDIYDVLEQINDSGHDVEVYESCIDCLGKMEFQSLYEYVNNFYYGEFSSDEDFVQWLYEDDTFNIPNWVVIDWEATIRSIMYDYFESNGHYFKS